The DNA segment TCGTACCAAAAAGTGAAATAAATATGTATACTCAAAGATTCAAAAATTTCTGAGATTATATTTTATACGTCAGAATCTGTTTCAAGATACGATGAGTCTGAAGAAAGAAACAACCTCAGCGTCGAGGAAGAACATGTCCACACCCATCTAGTCGCCACCATGTTTAATGTTTCTTGCCTCCCAGAATCGGAGCAGTCGCACCTCCACCGTGGAAGAACAACGGCCAGCCTTCTACTCAGAGAGAAACACAAATAAAATAGCCATTACACTGAAATTGTCAATCGAGATTTAGGAACGCACTGTGAAGATGATGATCAGTGGTTAAGGCCTCACCTTTTTATAGGTGAGAATCACCGCTTCCAAGATGGATTAGATTGATTGTAGGCAGGAAGAGTTAAAGCATAGTTAATGACGATTCATCAATGCGACTTGTAACTGTTTGAAGGAAACGAATCGAGAAAACGACTTAGAGTTCCGACGAAGCGGCGAGTCACGCCCTGTTTCATAATCACCATTGTTGATACACAGAACCTTGTTTTCCAGAGACGACGAACCCTAGAATCCTGAAGTGAGAAGAATGTCTATGCACAAATGGGCGATGAATAGCACGAAACCACGCAAACAAAGTATAACACAGactcacatagtttctccacgATGATTCGTCTCGATCAAATTTCAGAATCTCCATGGTTGGTTCAGGTCGTGACAGATCGAAGAAGACAATGAAATCCTAAAGTGAGAAGAATCTTAGGGCGTCACCGCCGTGGAAGACGATCTCCATCTCCTCAATTCTTTAGAATAGGGTTGTGTATGATTCCATCAACCCGGGCCGCGAAAACACCCGATTCTAGAGCCCAAAATGTAACACACAGAACAGATCGAAAGCCCGCACATTGAAGTGAAGTTAAATGAAACGGTGAGTTTCGAAAACAGGGACAGGTGTCGCCTTGAGGATGAGCGATTTTCTGACGTGGCGGGTGACGTGGCTCAACAGGAGGGAAGCAAACCCTTCTTTATAATAATAgattctctcttttttctttatcCCTACAGGCTACAGCAAGATttgattcttcttttttgttccTAGATTCTTTTCTAGACAATGATTAATCCGGATTCTTATGGTGGGGGTTTTAGCTTCGGTTAAGAACCCTTTTTTTGGGTGTGCTTCGTGTTTGGATTCTCTGGGCGTTTCAGGTTTGGGTAGTATTTTTGGAAGCTTTAGGAGCCGTTGTTTCAAGGTTTGAGGGCGCCTTTCTCTCCGGTAGCTCGCGGTGCCCGGTTTTCAACCTCGACTAGGCTCGGCCAAGCCCGTCTCGCTGCTTAGCTGCCTTCTCCGCTTTGTTCGCCTTTGGTTTTAGGCTGTTTCCTTCCCGTTTAGTTGTTGTTTAGTTTAATTCAGTATTCTGCTATTAGTAATCTTTgtaatttttgtcacaaatttgaaaattggtataatatttaacattttaccaaaaaaaaagaaccattttttttgcttttaactaagaaaaactaaataccgtctcttaaataagagatataagagccggttcttagccgaaaagtgtaaaaaaaaataaaaaaataaaaagtgtcAAATCATAAGTTAAGAACCCTAAATTAAGAGTCTggattaatcatgctcttagcaGCTTGTTCATTGTTGGAAAGATTGGGCATGTGCAAGCGTGACAATTAAAGTAGATAATGATGACTAAAGCACTAGTTGATGACATGGGAATACATAAAATGTAGAGGTTAAAggatgaagaaacaaaaaagaaggTTGTTTTCCATATGAACCAATATATACTACTATTACTTATTCATATATAGAGTACTTGTCATATgtattttaaagtgttttaacttttaacttttaataaaCTTCACCGAAAGCTAAAGAGGAAATATACTTTCCACGTTGAGAAGTATACCATAATTAGTACTAATCTGTAAATATTCATATCCATGATCTAATTGTGTTCAATCAACAACGTTAAAATGTCCAAAGCTTTTGTTGCCGGGATTATAATAGCAATATTGTTCTACTAGCGTAGAAGAGCAACCACCAATCTCATCATGAACCTTTCTAGCAAGGCTGACTTCTACATTTCATTTCATTAAACTTTCTCCATCCCTGAGCTAGTCCTACTCTCATAAAAAGCAACTTGAATCCAACGCTACAATACGACCAGAattgtcttttccttttttactGATTGAGAGTTCCACCAATAAATCTCGTAGTgagatcttttttttatataaagataCAACTTGACGAAACAACACTAAGTAAAGAAACCAGACGGAGCACGCGTTTATCAAAGAGACCGACCGAGcgtatttatacaaaaaaaaatattattcaaacataaaaaaatttaaatgtaatTCTACTAAAGTTGTGATTTAGATTAACTTtaaattgttgacaaaaaaagattaactttaaatttattgtttttaaaaatattttattttgatagtGTTTTAGACAAAATACAGATATCTAAATCTCATAAATATGAAATAGTTATGTagctattttattttgtaaagaaaCCGATTTAAAGTGTAAATCACTGTACAAGAacattttttcatcaaaaactCTGGTACATAAAGCACtgtaaaagtttattttttcatCGTTATGCTTAATGTTTGGTTTTATAATTGCAAATGTGTATTATAAGtctgtctattttttttttataaagaacaGTTAttctaatatttaaatttgaagtgATCTACGTAGATTGAAATACgacaactaataaaaaaaatttctataaaagaCTTTACAATCTTAGCTAAagaattataaatttcattatgcgttcttgaaatataaaaaatcttgaAATCTAGAAAACAAAGCAGGAGAGTCTTTACCCCTTTGATTATATTGCAAAACTCCGCCATACATAAAGGTCTTTTATTGTTGCGGTCAAATCTTTGCAATTTGTACCTAAACTCTGACATGCTGAATATATTATCCAAATCAGTAAAAATCATatgttaaaacaaaaatcatttttttaaagatataatggttttaatttttttcagacCATTTCCAAtggtttattctattttttctctaaattatagtaattctataatagagttcgaTGTTGCTttaatggtactctattttaaaattaaaaaaatgattgaaaaaCAAACGAGTTActctatatataaagtaaacctattttttattctattatatagtagaaaatagaataatattaaaatatttttagggcaattttctcaaatagtatttttatgttttgtcacaaaaaaaatctttaaaaaagaaaatgacaaaaaaaaacccattttattttgaaatttttaatatatatatatatattttaatttgaaacctTATCTTTAGAATCCCAGTCGGTAGAAATTTTTTGTAAACTCTATTTTGAAATGGTAAATAGAGTAGGGTAGGAGATTCCTTGCAGAAACTAGAATCTCCATAGATAAAGGCAGTGGCGGAGCCACATGCATCAAGATGGGGGCCACTGAACccaacaaaaatttgaaaattagtgTAAGTTATTGAATTTTAATCTGTATGCCCCCATTCAAAAAAATTTGTTGCCCCCATATCTTTGTTTAAACTGTAAACCcacttaaaatttttagaaaatagtattatatttaagtccatttaatatttatgcccccaacaaaatattttcttgcCTCCGCCACTGGATAAAGGTTTGTCTTATAATTGGTGAGTGGAAGAGTGGGACCGACATGTTCATAGCTTTTTCAAATATGGTCAAAGCTTGCGACGACGATTTGAAGATGCATCCATCCCACGTAtccccaccaccacctccatataactaactaactaactcaACTCCCTCCGTTACACtgacacactctctctctctctgtaatCACTACCATTCTCCGATGAAATCACCTCAGCGCAGCTCTGATGATATGGAAGCCGGCGGCGATGTTCCCAAGTCCCGGAACCACTCTCGCCGCCGCGGCAGAGTAAATTTGCCTCTCTCgatttcttcttcatcctctttgGTTTTACGTCGATTTCGAATTAGTTTCTGTTTCGTTCTCAGTTCTCACCTCATGCTTTTGGTTGCAGGGTATTTTTGTTGCGGTTGATGCTTCTATACGTTTTAAGTCTGCTATGGGTTGCGAAAAGGAAATTGAGCTCGGATCTCATGATCAACCTACTGCAACGGTctgaaaatgaaattatttatggtttatatgtatatatatatatttcctaaTATGTTGGTGTTGCCTTTTGTAGGATGTTGCACTATCTCAGTCAGAGGAACAACCAGTACAAGGTAATCTTCTTATTCACCCCATATTTGGTTGATTGAAACATCATATAAGCTAAGTACTGGGACAACTGTTACCTTTTATAGAATTTTTCTAACCGTTCATGTGACATCAATTTGCGTTTACACTTTTTTTGATAGTTGAAATTGAACTCCCAGCCTCGTATCAAGATGAATTTGGTATCAGATTGGAGGAACTTGTTTCTATATCCCGAGATGGTGGTCTAAGTGTTCTAAAGCGATTTGATGGGGTACCATACATTTGTTTCTACCAATTAcatgtttcttttttgtttacttatttTGGTCTCTTTCATGCTACTCACAGGTTAGCGGATTATCACCTCTGTTGCACACCGATCTGGACAAGGGTATCTGTGGTAGTCATGAAGACATACGGAGACGAAGGAACACATTTGGATCCAACGAATATCCTTTGAAGAAAGAAAGGAACTTTTGGGTGTGGTGACTAACTGTATTTGTAGTATTCTGTGAAAactttgacaacaaaaattaAAAGCTTTCGTTTTTGCTCTTCTGATTGTAGATGTTTCTCGGGGAAGCAAGCAGAAGTTTTACTTTGATCGTGTTGGTTCTTGCTGCACTGGCTTCTCTGCTGCTGCAAATAAAAACTAAGGTGGGTGGTTGCTGAAATGTTTGGCTATTCTTTATATTGAATCGACTCTATTTGGCTTACTCTATACTTTTAGCTTCTTTGAAACCCAGAGCTTATTGCATTTTTTATTCACGTCCCTCAAGCAGACTATCAGTCATGGATGGTATGACGAAGCTGGCATCATTGTTGCAGTTATCCTTGTCatctttgtgacaggtatcctGCTATCTTTGATGCTTTATTACACATTGGTAACTTTTCCTTCATCTGTAGAAATTACTTTAAAGAATAGAAATTAATCACATCTAGCTCGGTTTTGTGTAGCGAATAGAATTGGTCTGTTGTTTACTTTTGTGACTTCTGCCCCTTTTCTGCAGCTATCAGTAATTACAACCAGTCTCTTCAGTTTGAAAAGTTGAATGATGAGAAGAGAAATATATGTATCGAGGTTTGTGCTCATACCATAAAGATTTCCATGACCACATGATATGTTATTCGTCACTTAACTTTGCTTAATATCACTGGATACAGGTTACTAGAAATGGAAGACTGGTCGAAGTTCCGATTTATGATGTAGTTGTTGGCGATATTATACCTCTTAAAAGTGGTGACCAGGAAAAGATCCAATCCTTTTGTCATTGTTGAGTGGTTTCATTAAACTGGAGTTTCATCATTAAACTGAAGTACGATATAATATGCTGCAGGTGCCTGCAGATGGTGTCTTAGTTTCTGGGTACTCACTTCAGATAGCCGAATATGAAAGCATGGGAACTAACAGAACGGTGAGCTTGTACTTTTGTATCAAGCAGTAAATGCATTATTATGTCATACTGATTTAACACCCCGTTCTCATAAATAGGTTCACAAAGATACAGATATAGACCCAATTCTAATATCCGGATCTAAAGTGGAAGATGGCATCGGTAGAATGCTGGTACGAATTAGCTTCACATCTCTTTTAATGTGTTATCTATTCAGTAGTTTGCCCCTGTATCACCTCAGATCACATGGTCTTCCAGGAAGTAGTTCTAAATGATATAACTACATAGACTTGAGTTTGGTTAGGACTACATGACAAGAGTCTTCTGAGAAAAGATTCTCTATTTCTCTTCCATACAACTGAACGTTTCAGACCCTTTTTTTTTCTGCTTACACTGGGTTTTTGGCTCCGCTCTTTTTCTTGTCCTGCGCTTCTAAGGTTACTAGTGTCGGGATGAACACCCAATGGAGGATGCCAGCTTGTATCCCACTATATACTGGTGAAGAGACACCCTTGCAGGTACGTTTTATTGGTGACTGGCccttttatattttcttgttaCAGTTCTTTATTCACCTGTAAGTCTTTTCTTGTAGGTGGGCCTGAACCGAGTTGTTACTGCGTTTGGCCTAATCAGTATCTCGGTTGCTTTGGTTGTTTTTCTTATCGAGTCATGCCTGTAAGTTTGTCTCTACACCAAGAATTTCTTTCTGTTAATTCTTCTCAAGTCCTATATATTGCTCGATTCTTATCTTCAAGAAACCTGTCACCCCCAGATGCTTCATGGGCCGAACCAAAAATACAGATGGTAGTCCGATGTTTGATGCTGGGAAAACTACGTCAGATGAAAAAATAGACATGGTgattaagtttataattttggGGGTAAGTATAGATTAAACATatgataattatattttacttttcatttttattcatgTGGGGGATCtttatttgtatctttttagGTTACCATGGTAGTCGTGGCCGTGCCTGAAGGTCTTCCGTTAGCTGTTACTTTGAAGTAAGGCTATTCAAACATCTGCTAATTGAGTAACTTGACATATTCTGTACTTTTGAATGGCTTTATATGTTATGGTTGCCTACCAGTCAATTTCTATTTATTGTCTGTAGCCTATATGCATCTTTTATACTCGAGCATGGAAAACTTACATGGGTTCCTAACTTTCTTATAGCAGTTTGAACatcttgttttttgtttgttcgtTTAATTAATGCCAATCACTCTGGAAACAGCATTGCCTATATGACGAGAAAACTTCTAGGAGAGAAGGTTTTGGTACGCAATTCGTAGATGACTATTTTTTGTCATAACTTAAGTAACGAACTAATAATCTCACGCAATGTTCAGGTGCAAAAGCTCTCTGCCTGTGAAGCGATGGGGTCTGCAACAATGATTGTATGCCACAAGACCGGGATTTTAACCTTAAATCAGGCAATTTGCTATCTCTCCTCTTTTTTCCACAGCATACTTAGTTACTTTAGTATCCCCTTGTGTCATTGTTTCTTCACAACTGAATATTTACTCATGGTTTAAGAAATTGAGTTTGTTGGCCCTACCGGATCAGTTCTCCCTTGTTTACACAGCTTTCCTAGTGTCTGTTCTTATTAAACTTGTTGTGTTCCTTATTATAGacaattcattttcttttgagcAGATGGAGGTTGTTGATGTTTGTGCCGGACGAGTAAGAACGCAGAATTTGGCAGAGTTGTCTCCCCTTCTAATCTCGTTGATCACCGAAGGAATTGCCCTGAACACGAATGGGAGTGTATATCATCCTGAGGTACAGTCATATTGTCAAGTTTTATATAGATTGGTTCCAGTTCCCGCTTTATAGTTTGATGGGTCAGCCTTGATTGATTAAAATCAGGGACAGTCTGAACCAGAGGTCTTTGGATCAGCAACAGAACGTGCCATTCTTAATTTCGGTGTCAAGGTGGGGCTTGTTTCTGATAATGTTTATTAGTTATCTCAAACGTAGTTGCAACCATCTGATTGCAGAACTAATCTAACTCATCTTTTTGCAGTTAGGAATGAATTTTGACGAAATAAAGTCAAAATCAACAATTTTTAGCGTTTCACCTTTCAATTCAAGGAGAAAACGTAGAGGTGTTGCAGTCCAATTGGTAATGTAACCTGATTTCTTATTCTTGctaatttatcccactttcctACCTACTTCATGTGGGAGAATTGGTTCAGTATGTTCGGTTTTGATTCAACTTTTTTACGGTTTCATGTTCATGTGAGCTATACCCCCGCTTGTCTGATATTTTTCTTGCTAATACACCTTCAGCATGATTCTCAAGTCCGTGTTCATTGGAAAGGCGCTGCCAAGACTATTCTAGCTTCTTGCCAGTGGTACATGGACAAGGACAACATAGCAGCTATGGACCAAGAAAGAGTAATTAATTTACCTGAAATAAATTCATACACTATAatcataaatataattataaaaacaacAACATAAGGAGGCCTCTAGTAATCTTTATTTCTTTGGTCTTATTTGTgttcttcgtttttttttttcctcggatatttcattttgaaaaaatcaTTGATGAAATGTCCAAAGAAGGATTGCGCTGTGCTGCCCTTGCCTACCGAACTTTTACTGACGAAGCATTCCCAGACATACCTGAAAGCAACCTCGTGCTATTGGCTATCATTGGTATAAAGGTAATATTTTGCTTTTCAACATGGCATCAGAAATGACGACTGTGGAACATGTTAAACTACTAATATTTGCTATATATCCCCTGCAATATAGAAGCTTATCTTCACTTTTAACAAATGGATAAAATGTGTGCAGGATTCTTGTCGGCCAGGCATAAGtcaggcaatccaacaatgTCGTAATGCTGGAGTAAAGGTGGCATGTTTATTTTGCAAATTTCTATACcactttttcatatattttctcTCATGATGGCATACTCATTAAATCTTTTTAACGGCTTCTCTCGTTTTCTGGGACCCAAACTCAGTTTGCTATGCAAGACTATATAATAAGAGTCTAAGATCAAATTATTTCTACAAGCTGATATGTTACATCGTGTTTGATTTGTATGATAGGTGTGCATGGTGACAGGCGACGACCTTCTGACTGCCAAAGCAATAGCGATGCAGTGCGGGATACTGAGAGGAACCTTAGACGAGCCTGCGAATACAGCAATCTTAGCAAGTGAATTTGCTTCGATGTCAGAAGCAGACAGAGAAGAAATTGCTGAAAATATTGTAGTACGTATAATTATGTTCTTACAAAGACAGAGAAGAGATTTTGCAGCGGATTAAACAAGCAGTTAACTTAAACAACCTTATTTTTGATAGGTGATGGGTCGATCTTCTCCTGATGAAAACCTTCTTCTACTTGAAGCACTGAGAAAGAAGGGACACGTGGTTGCAGCAACTGGAAAGGGAATCCGAGATGCTCCGAGCCTGCGCCAGGTCCTTAAAAATACTAATTTGTGCTTTGAAACTCTCAAAATGACACTCAAAATGATTATCTTCCCTA comes from the Brassica rapa cultivar Chiifu-401-42 chromosome A01, CAAS_Brap_v3.01, whole genome shotgun sequence genome and includes:
- the LOC103863808 gene encoding calcium-transporting ATPase 8, plasma membrane-type isoform X1, yielding MKSPQRSSDDMEAGGDVPKSRNHSRRRGRGIFVAVDASIRFKSAMGCEKEIELGSHDQPTATDVALSQSEEQPVQVEIELPASYQDEFGIRLEELVSISRDGGLSVLKRFDGVSGLSPLLHTDLDKGICGSHEDIRRRRNTFGSNEYPLKKERNFWMFLGEASRSFTLIVLVLAALASLLLQIKTKTISHGWYDEAGIIVAVILVIFVTAISNYNQSLQFEKLNDEKRNICIEVTRNGRLVEVPIYDVVVGDIIPLKSGDQVPADGVLVSGYSLQIAEYESMGTNRTVHKDTDIDPILISGSKVEDGIGRMLVTSVGMNTQWRMPACIPLYTGEETPLQVGLNRVVTAFGLISISVALVVFLIESCLCFMGRTKNTDGSPMFDAGKTTSDEKIDMVIKFIILGVTMVVVAVPEGLPLAVTLNIAYMTRKLLGEKVLVQKLSACEAMGSATMIVCHKTGILTLNQMEVVDVCAGRVRTQNLAELSPLLISLITEGIALNTNGSVYHPEGQSEPEVFGSATERAILNFGVKLGMNFDEIKSKSTIFSVSPFNSRRKRRGVAVQLHDSQVRVHWKGAAKTILASCQWYMDKDNIAAMDQERIFHFEKIIDEMSKEGLRCAALAYRTFTDEAFPDIPESNLVLLAIIGIKDSCRPGISQAIQQCRNAGVKVCMVTGDDLLTAKAIAMQCGILRGTLDEPANTAILASEFASMSEADREEIAENIVVMGRSSPDENLLLLEALRKKGHVVAATGKGIRDAPSLRQANISLAMGIGGTAIVKECSDIIILEDNFTSIVKVIQWGRFLYTNAQRFLQFRLTVNASALIICVVVAVHSHEIPLNVAELLWINLLNDTFGAWALASEPPMDNLMRRPPVRKGAPFITKLMRAKFVAQVSFQVSALLYLNFHGESILKLENKSLDQANKVKNTVIFNCFVFCQVFNEVECRTSYQGNTFSGILKNHLFLGTILVNVILQIIVIECLGIFFYTARLNLKQWLISIGIGFFSQVIGRFPFPAFPYLRNEDHI
- the LOC103863808 gene encoding calcium-transporting ATPase 8, plasma membrane-type isoform X3, with the translated sequence MKSPQRSSDDMEAGGDVPKSRNHSRRRGRGIFVAVDASIRFKSAMGCEKEIELGSHDQPTATDVALSQSEEQPVQVEIELPASYQDEFGIRLEELVSISRDGGLSVLKRFDGVSGLSPLLHTDLDKGICGSHEDIRRRRNTFGSNEYPLKKERNFWMFLGEASRSFTLIVLVLAALASLLLQIKTKTISHGWYDEAGIIVAVILVIFVTAISNYNQSLQFEKLNDEKRNICIEVTRNGRLVEVPIYDVVVGDIIPLKSGDQVPADGVLVSGYSLQIAEYESMGTNRTVHKDTDIDPILISGSKVEDGIGRMLVTSVGMNTQWRMPACIPLYTGEETPLQVGLNRVVTAFGLISISVALVVFLIESCLCFMGRTKNTDGSPMFDAGKTTSDEKIDMVIKFIILGVTMVVVAVPEGLPLAVTLNIAYMTRKLLGEKVLVQKLSACEAMGSATMIVCHKTGILTLNQMEVVDVCAGRVRTQNLAELSPLLISLITEGIALNTNGSVYHPEGQSEPEVFGSATERAILNFGVKLGMNFDEIKSKSTIFSVSPFNSRRKRRGVAVQLHDSQVRVHWKGAAKTILASCQWYMDKDNIAAMDQERIFHFEKIIDEMSKEGLRCAALAYRTFTDEAFPDIPESNLVLLAIIGIKDSCRPGISQAIQQCRNAGVKVCMVTGDDLLTAKAIAMQCGILRGTLDEPANTAILASEFASMSEADREEIAENIVVMGRSSPDENLLLLEALRKKGHVVAATGKGIRDAPSLRQANISLAMGIGGTAIVKECSDIIILEDNFTSIVKVIQWGRFLYTNAQRFLQFRLTVNASALIICVVVAVHSHEIPLNVAELLWINLLNDTFGAWALASEPPMDNLMRRPPVRKGGAKRITWFCSYLCEFLKWMERKKSKKFPISRSRTKLFSC
- the LOC103863808 gene encoding calcium-transporting ATPase 8, plasma membrane-type isoform X2, whose product is MKSPQRSSDDMEAGGDVPKSRNHSRRRGRGIFVAVDASIRFKSAMGCEKEIELGSHDQPTATDVALSQSEEQPVQVEIELPASYQDEFGIRLEELVSISRDGGLSVLKRFDGVSGLSPLLHTDLDKGICGSHEDIRRRRNTFGSNEYPLKKERNFWMFLGEASRSFTLIVLVLAALASLLLQIKTKTISHGWYDEAGIIVAVILVIFVTAISNYNQSLQFEKLNDEKRNICIEVTRNGRLVEVPIYDVVVGDIIPLKSGDQVPADGVLVSGYSLQIAEYESMGTNRTVHKDTDIDPILISGSKVEDGIGRMLVTSVGMNTQWRMPACIPLYTGEETPLQVGLNRVVTAFGLISISVALVVFLIESCLCFMGRTKNTDGSPMFDAGKTTSDEKIDMVIKFIILGVTMVVVAVPEGLPLAVTLNIAYMTRKLLGEKVLVQKLSACEAMGSATMIVCHKTGILTLNQMEVVDVCAGRVRTQNLAELSPLLISLITEGIALNTNGSVYHPEGQSEPEVFGSATERAILNFGVKLGMNFDEIKSKSTIFSVSPFNSRRKRRGVAVQLHDSQVRVHWKGAAKTILASCQWYMDKDNIAAMDQERIFHFEKIIDEMSKEGLRCAALAYRTFTDEAFPDIPESNLVLLAIIGIKDSCRPGISQAIQQCRNAGVKVCMVTGDDLLTAKAIAMQCGILRGTLDEPANTAILASEFASMSEADREEIAENIVVMGRSSPDENLLLLEALRKKGHVVAATGKGIRDAPSLRQANISLAMGIGGTAIVKECSDIIILEDNFTSIVKVIQWGRFLYTNAQRFLQFRLTVNASALIICVVVAVHSHEIPLNVAELLWINLLNDTFGAWALASEPPMDNLMRRPPVRKGSDLCSGAKRITWFCSYLCEFLKWMERKKSKKFPISRSRTKLFSC